Within Nematostella vectensis chromosome 1, jaNemVect1.1, whole genome shotgun sequence, the genomic segment CTTGAATTTAGCGTTGTTTTCAAGTGTTTTGTATTTCAAGGCTCAAGTCACGTGCATTTAATTACCTCGTGTAATTACTGTGTTTTTATGAATTAGAATTTTCGATGAGATTTTTGTTTAAACCAGCTTTTTGATGCCCTTTTTCACAATGGCAAATTCTTTTACCTTTTTCCGTAGTAGGATTTCAGCTGGAATAGTATACGGCAACGGATAATTGAAGATTTAAAGCGTGTTTTTTATGTTAATTATTTTCTCCAACTGTTGATTTAAATATTTGCCGGTGGCATCGAAGCCCAAGTTTATCACTCTCAAACCAATTCATGATTTTACTAGCAGATTATACTTTCGCCTTTAGATTGAACAGCCGAAATTTTTGGTGTTGTTTTACTTGATGTGAAAAACAAATGGTGGTTGTTTAGGATTCTTTCTCATCGTTTGTTTTTCATAACAAAACAGATGAGTTAATTATTTAGTATTTGTCACCTTATATCACTTTCTTGTTTTCCAACAGAATGCTCAGATGTGAGTGTACCCATCTTAATCTATGAAGAACCAAGCACAGTTATCCGTGGCAACTATGAAGAACCATTACATTTACTAGAGAGAAAAGTGGTAGAGGCAGATGCTATCCTCTTGGTCACAGATCGGGAAACATATGACACACCCAAGTCATTGATATCGGTAAAGAAGTACTTTAGAGGTTGCAATTATGCATGGAAACCGTACGGCATTAACTGCTTGCTGCTCGGAGGATCTGTCCATAGCAGGAAGGTGGCAATGGCGCTGCGATCTCTACTTGAAGGTTCTGACTACATGTCTGGGTGCCTGCCTCATCGTTGTTCCTGGACAGAGATGTACTCTGTTGATGCAAGTCTGGAAACACCGGGCCCATGCGTCCtatagcatattttttaaaattcacCATTCATGGGTAGTTACTGTGTTATAGCAGTTGGACAAAAAGGAACTTGAGACTGGATGAATGCCTTCTATGAAGGACTTTGACAACAGCTAAACTGCTCTGTGTCTTAGGGTTGTTCTTCTTTATTCTATATGTAGTTCTTGTCACTCATTTCTATGTTTTCAAAGGTTCTGTTCGTGTTCAGTCCAGTTTGGAGTCTGAAGTCTCAAGCATTCACTAGATCATTTTGTATAGATTAACTTAAGAAATATTTGTGGATTAGGGttgtatataaaaatagaaaatagaaacgacagttttattgtaaataaagATATTCAATGGCAAATGTAGTCTCCTTGTATTTTCAAGCCATAGGGAGAAATGATTCATAAATAAGATTTTGCTCACAATAGTCAGTTACAATTGTGGTAAGATATTTATCCAAATATAACCCATTAGAAAATATTCTAAAAAGAAATGGAGATGAGGGAATGTAATACAGTCACTGCTGATGGTTTAAAGATGCAGTAGTGGATCCAGGGGGAAGGTTTAGGAAATTACAGTACACTCCCCCCTTTGAGCTGCCAAGTAAAATTTTTATATATAGCCGCTGTGAACGAAAAAGGCTGGTACTCGAACTCGTTTGTCAGGGTACTTTGTtagataaacaaagacatcgCAAAAGAGGGAGGCATCGACAATGCTCTTTATagcattttatatatatatgtttccAGTTTTTTGAACAAACACAACTTGGATGAAATGTAGACAAGAAAGCCTGTTGAAAAATccagtttgaaaaattatGGGCAACAAGGTATACAAGTACGGGACAGAACTAGTTTTTCTCTACCACTCCTGACTCAAAAGGCTAACATAGGCCATCAAGGCCTATGGCGAAAAACGaatgtaattcttttttttaatgtaatgTTTTTTGATATTCTAGACTTTTATAGGTATAATACAAAACTGGTCTTCGTAAATGGGGGACTGTCCCATTCGCAACGATGATTAATTGGTTTCCGAGGGATTAACAAACATCTACAATACCTAGTCTCCTTGTTATTGTTTCTCATCACGTCCTTATGCCAGAGCCTAGCGGTTGGTCTTGGAACAAAGAATATCACCGAATAGAGTAACAATATCAACAAGTGTGTATATAACCAGGAAGGAGGTACGCTTTTATAGATATAATATTGAGGTATATTGATGAGATATAATAAGATCTTTTAAGAAAGATCCTACATATTCTTTTGCAGTCGTGGTGGTGAtgcgagggggtggggggaattGTGGATGCGCTAGCCTCTTGGTCAAACAATAGCGTCAGAAGCGCGCCTTTCTCGGACGTGATCATAAATTCAATATCTCATTCATTATGTAGAGCGTCGTCGTTGGTGTTTCCCTTAAAAGTAGAACATTGTCTAAGTACCTAATCATTATGCGGGCATCCTAAACATCTCAAAAGGCCTCTGTCTAGAAGATACGTCAAAAAAGACTCGCATAAAGAAGCTGGGCTAGATAAAATAAGAACAGAAAAGGAGACCTCTAATTTATAGAACGTAAAAATTATCACACATGGTGAAATTGTAAAACTAGGTACATCTCCGAAAAAATTCCATGGGAAAAATTTCTATGTGCGACTACTGCAAAAATACCTTACCGAAATCAAgcacaataaacaaaaagtgAAACAAAATATATCTATTTTAAGCAAACATACACAACTTGCCCCAATATGCCTGGCGCACACGGTGAGGAAAATTTCACGCTTGCACTTAGCTCaccataccctgggtaccagaggctctaaGCTTCGCGGCGAAAACGTTtcgcgaagctcggagcctcttGTACGAAGATATGCTCACTGCCTCGCGTGACCAGAAACTCACAGCTCA encodes:
- the LOC5512343 gene encoding uncharacterized protein LOC5512343, with the translated sequence MKIVLFADFVATSHGLTQAQYVLKHLCEQGHCISLFECSDVSVPILIYEEPSTVIRGNYEEPLHLLERKVVEADAILLVTDRETYDTPKSLISVKKYFRGCNYAWKPYGINCLLLGGSVHSRKVAMALRSLLEGSDYMSGCLPHRCSWTEMYSVDASLETPGPCVL